A section of the Pimelobacter simplex genome encodes:
- the secF gene encoding protein translocase subunit SecF — translation MGKMSRLGNDLYQGRKSIDFVGKPWLWYAVSGVVVALSVLVLFVKPLNMGVEFTGGSALSVDVGNGNATQKNADDLREEISQSGIEPAKNPTVTTEGNSSLTAQVENLNQDERAEVSAVIQKVFPQVKIDDISIQDIGPSWGQEVAKRAATGVLIFLILVVIFIWAYFREWRMSVAALVALIHDVMLTVGVYALSGFQVTPAAVTGLLAILGFSLYDTVVVFDKVKENTGHLRKNTQTYADAANLAVNQTLVRSINTSIVALIPIGAILYVSAVQLGASSLQDLALAQFVGMGVGVYSSVMLAPRVLVQLKMRESEVQIQARRAKAKQRALADRYASVPVGVDEGPVVGRRGGGDDLEVPDELLEDDDELVDEESAPQRRGGGSGPVASTDPLGKGRNVPTAARPVTDSGSSGRKQPVRQARSKRGKK, via the coding sequence ATGGGCAAGATGTCCCGTCTCGGCAACGACCTGTACCAGGGTCGCAAGTCGATCGACTTCGTCGGCAAGCCGTGGCTCTGGTACGCCGTCTCCGGCGTCGTGGTCGCGCTCTCCGTCCTCGTGCTGTTCGTCAAGCCGCTCAACATGGGCGTCGAGTTCACCGGTGGCTCCGCGCTGTCGGTCGACGTCGGCAACGGCAACGCGACCCAGAAGAACGCCGACGACCTCCGCGAGGAGATCTCGCAGTCCGGTATCGAGCCGGCCAAGAACCCGACCGTCACGACCGAGGGCAACTCTTCGCTCACCGCGCAGGTCGAGAACCTCAACCAGGACGAGCGTGCCGAGGTCTCCGCGGTCATCCAGAAGGTCTTCCCGCAGGTCAAGATCGATGACATCTCGATCCAGGACATCGGCCCGAGCTGGGGCCAGGAGGTCGCCAAGCGCGCAGCCACCGGCGTCCTGATCTTCCTGATCCTGGTCGTCATCTTCATCTGGGCCTACTTCCGCGAGTGGCGGATGTCGGTCGCGGCGCTGGTCGCGCTGATCCACGACGTGATGCTGACCGTCGGCGTCTACGCGCTGTCGGGCTTCCAGGTCACGCCGGCGGCGGTCACCGGTCTGCTCGCGATCCTCGGCTTCTCGCTGTACGACACGGTGGTCGTCTTCGACAAGGTCAAGGAGAACACCGGCCACCTGCGCAAGAACACCCAGACCTACGCCGACGCGGCCAACCTCGCGGTCAACCAGACGCTCGTGCGCTCGATCAACACCTCGATCGTCGCGCTCATCCCGATCGGCGCGATCCTCTACGTCAGCGCCGTCCAGCTGGGCGCCAGCTCGCTGCAGGACCTCGCGCTCGCGCAGTTCGTCGGCATGGGCGTCGGTGTCTACTCCTCGGTCATGCTCGCCCCGCGCGTGCTGGTCCAGCTCAAGATGCGGGAGTCCGAGGTCCAGATCCAGGCCCGCCGGGCCAAGGCCAAGCAGCGGGCGCTCGCCGACCGCTACGCCTCGGTCCCGGTCGGTGTCGACGAGGGCCCCGTGGTCGGCCGCCGGGGTGGCGGCGACGACCTGGAGGTGCCCGACGAGCTGCTCGAGGACGACGACGAGCTCGTCGACGAGGAGTCGGCTCCCCAGCGGCGTGGGGGCGGCTCCGGCCCCGTCGCGTCCACCGACCCGCTCGGCAAGGGACGCAACGTCCCCACCGCCGCGCGTCCGGTCACCGACAGCGGCAGCTCGGGACGCAAGCAGCCGGTGCGCCAGGCGCGCTCCAAGCGCGGCAAGAAGTAG
- the yajC gene encoding preprotein translocase subunit YajC: MKDALSLLPIVAIAAIFWLLIVRPASRQRKEAVALQARLSVGDDVMLTSGIFGTIVGLADDHFEVEIAPGVVTRVVRGAVASVRRTEDEGPAAEATDGDDAVAHDNNDNNEER; this comes from the coding sequence GTGAAAGACGCGCTGTCCCTGCTGCCGATCGTGGCGATCGCGGCCATCTTCTGGCTGCTCATCGTCCGCCCGGCCTCCCGTCAGCGCAAGGAGGCCGTCGCCCTCCAGGCGCGCCTGTCCGTCGGTGACGACGTCATGCTGACCTCCGGCATCTTCGGCACGATCGTCGGCCTCGCCGACGACCACTTCGAGGTCGAGATCGCCCCGGGCGTGGTCACCCGCGTGGTCCGCGGCGCCGTCGCGTCCGTGCGCCGTACCGAGGACGAGGGACCGGCCGCCGAGGCCACCGACGGCGACGACGCCGTCGCCCACGACAACAACGACAACAACGAGGAGCGCTGA
- the secD gene encoding protein translocase subunit SecD, which yields MASRRPHPGRHLVVFFIGVAILYGLTALSQASVDKGETAWKPALGLDLQGGIRITLSADGSPSKENLDEARRIIDQRVNGSGVAEASVATQGGRNIVVEVPGKTADRDQLEETVRRQAQLRFRLVACSDQAPGPCAAADPTAGMAQGLGRAPLDLAADDDKTPAPSDSASGTPSDAPSGTPTDGASGTPGAEQSAEDVAKATSVKSALAWIDAPDQAAIAQYNSFTCNPEGILVDAQGKAADLPDDPAKPLVACSKPEDGATFKFLMSASVIEGTELTDASAQVPQGQVKWVVALRMGNSKDKAFPKGTSGAATDFEAVSRALINTDKQFAVVLDGQVLTNPRMTGIITDGRSQIEGNFTEVTALDLANSLKFGALPIKFSDGNTSVEEIGPSLAGNQLTAGITAGAIGLALVMLYCLFYYRGLGLVVVSSLFVAAGITYALVLLLSKTAGFTLTLPGIAGLIIAVGVTADSFVIFFERIRDEMREGKSMRVAVETGWARARVTRVAANTVQILSAVVLYIFATGAVKGFGFALGLTTLIDLAVLFWFTKPMVSWLAQFKAFNSGHKLSGLSKETLGMDVPTPRRTAAAGGDA from the coding sequence ATGGCGTCTCGCCGTCCGCACCCCGGACGTCACCTGGTCGTCTTCTTCATCGGGGTCGCCATCCTCTACGGCCTGACCGCGCTCTCCCAGGCCAGCGTGGACAAGGGGGAGACCGCGTGGAAGCCCGCGCTGGGTCTCGACCTCCAGGGCGGTATCCGGATCACGCTCTCCGCCGACGGCAGCCCGTCGAAGGAGAACCTCGACGAGGCCCGCCGGATCATCGACCAGCGCGTCAACGGCTCCGGTGTCGCTGAGGCCTCGGTCGCCACCCAGGGCGGCCGGAACATCGTCGTCGAGGTGCCCGGCAAGACCGCCGACCGCGACCAGCTCGAGGAGACGGTCCGGCGCCAGGCGCAGCTGCGCTTCCGCCTCGTCGCCTGCTCCGACCAGGCGCCCGGTCCGTGCGCCGCGGCCGACCCGACCGCCGGCATGGCCCAGGGCCTGGGCCGCGCGCCGCTCGACCTGGCCGCCGACGACGACAAGACGCCCGCGCCCTCCGACAGCGCGTCCGGCACGCCGAGCGATGCGCCCAGCGGCACCCCGACCGACGGTGCCAGCGGCACGCCGGGCGCCGAGCAGTCCGCCGAGGACGTCGCCAAGGCGACCAGCGTCAAGTCCGCCCTCGCGTGGATCGACGCCCCGGACCAGGCCGCCATCGCGCAGTACAACAGCTTCACCTGCAACCCCGAGGGCATCCTGGTCGACGCCCAGGGCAAGGCCGCGGACCTGCCGGACGACCCGGCCAAGCCGCTGGTCGCCTGCTCCAAGCCCGAGGACGGCGCCACCTTCAAGTTCCTGATGAGCGCCTCGGTGATCGAGGGCACGGAGCTGACCGACGCGAGCGCCCAGGTGCCCCAGGGTCAGGTCAAGTGGGTCGTGGCGCTCCGGATGGGCAACTCCAAGGACAAGGCGTTCCCCAAGGGCACCAGCGGTGCCGCGACCGACTTCGAGGCCGTGTCGCGCGCGCTGATCAACACGGACAAGCAGTTCGCCGTCGTCCTCGACGGTCAGGTGCTGACCAACCCGAGGATGACCGGCATCATCACCGACGGCCGTTCGCAGATCGAGGGCAACTTCACCGAGGTGACCGCGCTCGACCTGGCCAACAGCCTCAAGTTCGGTGCGCTGCCCATCAAGTTCAGCGACGGGAACACCTCGGTCGAGGAGATCGGGCCCTCCCTCGCGGGCAACCAGCTCACGGCGGGCATCACCGCCGGCGCGATCGGTCTCGCGCTGGTCATGCTCTACTGCCTCTTCTACTACCGCGGCCTCGGTCTGGTGGTGGTCAGCTCGCTCTTCGTGGCGGCCGGCATCACCTACGCGCTCGTGCTGCTGCTGAGCAAGACGGCAGGCTTCACGCTGACCCTGCCCGGCATCGCGGGACTGATCATCGCGGTGGGTGTCACCGCGGACTCGTTCGTCATCTTCTTCGAACGTATCCGCGACGAGATGCGTGAGGGCAAGTCCATGCGCGTCGCGGTCGAGACCGGCTGGGCCCGGGCGCGCGTCACGCGCGTCGCGGCCAACACGGTCCAGATCCTCTCGGCAGTGGTGCTCTACATCTTCGCCACCGGCGCGGTGAAGGGCTTCGGCTTCGCGCTCGGCCTGACCACGCTGATCGACCTCGCGGTGCTCTTCTGGTTCACCAAGCCGATGGTGTCGTGGCTCGCGCAGTTCAAGGCGTTCAACTCCGGGCACAAGCTGTCCGGCCTCAGCAAGGAGACCCTCGGCATGGACGTGCCCACGCCGCGACGGACCGCCGCTGCGGGAGGTGACGCCTGA
- the ruvB gene encoding Holliday junction branch migration DNA helicase RuvB, which produces MPFHEDELAEAEEVHLRSLTAAEAEGDERAVEAALRPRSLDEVVGQSRVRDQLGLVLEAARRRGRAPDHVLLSGPPGLGKTTLAMIISHEMSAPLRVTSGPAITHAGDLAAILSGLNEGEVLFVDEIHRMSRPAEEMLYLAMEDFRVDVVIGKGPGATAIPLDIPPFTLVGATTRAGLLPGPLRDRFGFTAHLEFYEPHELDLIVHRSAGLLGVDLTDEGSAEIASRSRGTPRIANRLLRRVRDYAQVRADGVVTRGVAQAALDLYEVDALGLDRLDRAVLDALCRRFGGGPVGVSTLAVAVGEERETVEEVAEPFLVRNGFLARTPRGRIATPAAWTHLGLTPPPLPYDDAAATLFDE; this is translated from the coding sequence ATGCCCTTCCACGAGGACGAGCTCGCCGAGGCCGAGGAGGTCCACCTCCGCTCGCTGACCGCCGCCGAGGCGGAGGGTGACGAGCGGGCGGTCGAGGCGGCACTGCGCCCGCGCAGCCTCGACGAGGTCGTCGGCCAGAGCCGGGTGCGCGACCAGCTCGGCCTCGTGCTCGAGGCCGCCCGCCGGCGGGGGAGGGCGCCCGACCACGTGCTGCTCTCCGGTCCGCCGGGTCTGGGCAAGACGACCCTGGCGATGATCATCTCCCACGAGATGAGCGCGCCCCTGCGGGTCACCAGCGGTCCGGCGATCACCCATGCCGGCGACCTCGCCGCGATCCTCTCGGGGCTCAACGAGGGCGAGGTGCTCTTCGTCGACGAGATCCACCGGATGTCGCGCCCGGCCGAGGAGATGCTCTACCTGGCCATGGAGGACTTCCGGGTCGACGTCGTCATCGGCAAGGGGCCCGGCGCCACGGCGATCCCGCTCGACATCCCGCCGTTCACCCTGGTCGGGGCCACCACCCGTGCGGGCCTGCTCCCGGGGCCGCTGCGCGACCGGTTCGGGTTCACCGCGCACCTGGAGTTCTACGAGCCGCACGAGCTCGACCTCATCGTGCACCGCTCCGCCGGCCTGCTGGGCGTCGACCTGACCGACGAGGGCTCCGCCGAGATCGCGAGCCGCTCGCGCGGTACGCCGCGCATCGCCAACCGGCTGCTGCGCCGGGTCCGCGACTACGCCCAGGTGCGCGCCGACGGCGTGGTCACCCGCGGCGTCGCCCAGGCCGCGCTCGACCTCTACGAGGTCGACGCCCTCGGGCTCGACCGGCTCGACCGGGCCGTGCTCGACGCGCTCTGCCGCCGGTTCGGCGGGGGACCGGTGGGCGTCTCCACGCTCGCGGTCGCCGTCGGCGAGGAGCGCGAGACGGTCGAGGAGGTCGCCGAGCCGTTCCTGGTCCGCAACGGCTTCCTCGCCCGTACGCCGCGCGGCCGGATCGCCACCCCCGCGGCGTGGACCCACCTGGGCCTGACCCCGCCGCCCCTGCCGTACGACGACGCCGCGGCCACGCTGTTCGACGAGTGA